One Meleagris gallopavo isolate NT-WF06-2002-E0010 breed Aviagen turkey brand Nicholas breeding stock chromosome 11, Turkey_5.1, whole genome shotgun sequence genomic region harbors:
- the LOC104912625 gene encoding disks large homolog 1-like, with protein YYEYYGFTYLNVEFEALFIKIIFLISSYCCLKVILITDEYGCSKGGQEEYVLSYEQVNQQEVNYTRPVIVLGPMKDRINDDLISEFPDKFGSCVPHTTRPKRDYEVDGRDYHFVTSREQMEKDIQEHKFIEAGQYNNHLYGTSVQSVREVAEKGKHCILDVSGNAIKRLQIAQLYPISIFIKPKTVENIMEMNKRLTEEQARKTFERAMKLEQEFTEHFTAIIQGDTLEEIYNQVKQIIEEQSGPYIWVPAKEKL; from the exons TACTACGAATATTATGGATTTACTTATCTCAATGTGGAATTCGAAgcactttttattaaaattatttttttaatttcttcttactGCTGTCTAAAAGTTATCTTGATTACAGATGAGTACGGTTGTTCAAAAG GTGGCCAAGAGGAATATGTCCTGTCTTACGAACAAGTCAATCAACAAGAAG TGAACTATACTCGACCTGTGATTGTTTTGGGACCCATGAAAGACAGAATTAACGACGATCTGATTTCAGAATTTCCAGACAAATTCGGCTCATGTGTTCCAC ATACTACTAGACCAAAACGAGATTATGAGGTGGATGGACGTGATTACCATTTTGTCACTTCTCGAGAGCAAATGGAAAAGGATATTCAGGAGCACAAATTCATTGAAGCTGGCCAGTACAATAATCATCTTTATGGAACAAGTGTGCAATCAGTGCGAGAAGTAGCAGAAAAG GGTAAACATTGTATTCTTGATGTTTCTGGTAATGCGATCAAAAGGTTGCAGATTGCCCAGCTGTACCCAATCTCCATTTTTATTAAACCcaaaacagtggaaaatatCAT GGAGATGAATAAACGCTTAACGGAAGAACAAGCCAGGAAGACATTTGAgagggcaatgaaactggagCAAGAGTTTACTGAACACTTCACAG CTATTATCCAAGGAGACACACTGGAAGAAATCTACAACCAAGTGAAACAGATCATAGAGGAACAATCTGGGCCTTACATCTGGGttccagcaaaggaaaaattatga